One region of Catenuloplanes indicus genomic DNA includes:
- a CDS encoding response regulator transcription factor produces the protein MIRVVVVDDQALVREGLGLVLGAQPDLDVVAELPDGPALLAFLDAHSADVVLLDLYLPGADGVEILRKIVGPPVLILTTVGRAADVQRALAAGAAGFVLKDAGGAELAAAIRGAHAGVTALSSSAARLLWPAPDREPPTVRPGAAPGAAARPGTAPGAAARPGAVAGPAARPGAAPNPGGRGLTAREREVWGLVGRGLSNQEIARALSVAERTVKVHVSSLLAKLGVTSRTQAALLTRDGPARKD, from the coding sequence ATGATCCGGGTTGTCGTCGTCGACGACCAGGCGCTGGTCCGGGAGGGGCTGGGCCTGGTGCTCGGCGCGCAGCCGGACCTGGACGTGGTCGCGGAGCTGCCGGACGGGCCCGCGCTGCTCGCGTTCCTCGACGCTCACTCCGCGGACGTGGTGCTGCTCGACCTGTACCTGCCCGGCGCGGACGGGGTCGAGATCCTGCGCAAGATCGTGGGGCCGCCGGTGCTGATCCTCACCACGGTCGGCCGGGCCGCGGACGTGCAGCGTGCGCTGGCGGCCGGTGCGGCCGGGTTCGTGCTGAAGGACGCGGGCGGTGCCGAGCTGGCGGCCGCGATCCGCGGCGCGCACGCGGGCGTGACGGCGCTCAGCTCGTCCGCGGCCCGGTTGCTGTGGCCCGCGCCAGATCGAGAGCCGCCCACGGTACGGCCGGGAGCCGCACCGGGAGCGGCGGCACGGCCGGGAACCGCACCGGGAGCGGCGGCACGGCCGGGAGCCGTGGCGGGACCGGCGGCGCGACCGGGTGCCGCGCCGAACCCGGGCGGCCGCGGGCTGACCGCGCGGGAACGGGAGGTCTGGGGACTGGTCGGGCGCGGCCTTTCGAACCAGGAGATCGCCCGCGCGCTGTCGGTCGCCGAGCGCACCGTGAAGGTGCACGTCAGTAGCCTGCTGGCCAAGCTCGGCGTGACCAGCCGGACCCAGGCCGCGCTGCTCACCCGCGACGGACCTGCCCGAAAGGACTAG
- a CDS encoding sensor histidine kinase has translation MLKLRARLTDVALTGAAALLFAGSGTAVSVPLAVAQVSPLLLRRRCPAVVLIVVAAATAAHTTLGMARAIGFLPVTVAIFTAAAQRGVLTRWVLCPAAGLAVAAASAARHGPVEGFLLAVVMVIIAWLAGFERDEHLRLRLEVAASADRERLARRVHDTLAHTVTVMLLQTEALRATAPLGPSDRHRVDLVLAAGREALADVRAALAGTAPVLDLPGRLALLRASGLHLPESLPAALTTGLPPALHDIVARLIGETATNALRHDGPGTRLTISATRSGPSLTITIVSSGGRAPGSPAGPGFGLKSLSKDIRGYGGSLTYGPSGGTWTTVAVLPAT, from the coding sequence ATGCTAAAGCTCCGTGCGCGGCTCACCGACGTGGCGCTGACCGGCGCGGCCGCGCTGCTGTTCGCGGGCTCCGGCACCGCGGTCTCGGTGCCGCTCGCGGTCGCGCAGGTGAGCCCGCTGCTGCTCCGGCGCCGGTGCCCGGCCGTGGTGCTGATCGTGGTGGCCGCCGCGACCGCGGCGCACACCACTCTCGGGATGGCCCGCGCGATCGGCTTCCTGCCGGTCACCGTGGCGATCTTCACGGCCGCCGCGCAGCGCGGCGTGCTGACCCGCTGGGTACTCTGCCCGGCCGCCGGCCTGGCCGTCGCGGCCGCGAGCGCGGCCCGGCACGGCCCGGTCGAGGGCTTCCTGCTGGCCGTCGTCATGGTGATCATCGCCTGGCTGGCCGGCTTCGAGCGCGACGAGCACCTGCGCCTGCGCCTGGAGGTCGCCGCGTCCGCCGACCGCGAGCGCCTGGCCCGGCGGGTACACGACACGCTCGCCCACACCGTCACGGTCATGCTGCTGCAGACCGAGGCGCTGCGCGCGACCGCGCCGCTCGGTCCGTCCGACCGGCACCGGGTCGATCTGGTGCTGGCCGCGGGCCGGGAGGCGCTGGCCGATGTCCGCGCCGCGCTGGCCGGCACCGCACCGGTCCTCGACCTGCCCGGTCGCCTCGCCCTGCTGCGCGCCTCCGGCCTGCACCTGCCCGAGTCACTGCCGGCCGCGCTGACCACCGGTCTGCCGCCGGCGCTGCACGACATCGTGGCCCGCCTGATCGGCGAGACCGCCACGAACGCACTCCGCCACGACGGCCCCGGCACCCGCCTCACGATCTCGGCCACCCGCTCGGGCCCGTCCCTGACCATCACGATCGTCAGCTCCGGCGGCCGCGCGCCCGGCTCCCCCGCCGGCCCCGGCTTCGGCCTGAAAAGCCTTTCCAAGGACATCCGCGGGTACGGCGGCAGCCTCACCTACGGCCCTTCCGGCGGCACCTGGACGACCGTCGCGGTCCTGCCGGCCACGTGA
- a CDS encoding LLM class F420-dependent oxidoreductase: MELGLHIADFTWDGGPATLGAALGRHARNAEQAGITRITVMDHFWQIRAVGPYEHEMLEAYTALGFIAAHTETALLHTLVTGVTYREPGLLAKAVSTLDVLSGGRAGLGIGAAWNEDESKGLGFAFPPVAERFERLEEALQICLQMWSDSEEAYQGRRYRLERTLNSPQPLRSPRPYLLIGGGGEKKTLKLVAKYADACNIGLGPESAHKLDVLRRHCDDVGRDYDQIEKTAMFAVDPSSTTEDVVRNANAARDAGFPVAYVYAHDITTPSKITDMLGEALTKL; the protein is encoded by the coding sequence ATGGAACTGGGACTGCACATCGCCGACTTCACCTGGGACGGCGGGCCGGCCACGCTCGGCGCCGCGCTCGGCCGGCACGCGCGCAACGCGGAGCAGGCCGGCATCACCCGGATCACGGTCATGGACCACTTCTGGCAGATCCGGGCCGTCGGGCCGTACGAGCACGAGATGCTCGAGGCGTACACCGCGCTCGGCTTCATCGCCGCGCACACCGAGACCGCGCTGCTGCACACGCTGGTCACCGGCGTGACCTACCGCGAGCCCGGCCTGCTCGCCAAGGCCGTCAGCACGCTCGACGTGCTCTCCGGCGGCCGGGCCGGCCTGGGCATCGGCGCGGCCTGGAACGAGGACGAGTCCAAGGGCCTCGGCTTCGCGTTCCCGCCGGTCGCGGAGCGCTTCGAGCGTCTGGAGGAGGCGCTGCAGATCTGCCTGCAGATGTGGTCCGACTCCGAGGAGGCGTACCAGGGCCGGCGCTACCGGCTGGAGCGCACGCTCAACTCGCCGCAGCCGCTCCGTTCGCCCCGGCCGTACCTGCTGATCGGCGGCGGTGGCGAGAAGAAGACGCTGAAGCTGGTCGCGAAGTACGCGGACGCCTGCAACATCGGCCTCGGCCCGGAGTCCGCGCACAAGCTCGACGTGCTCCGCCGGCACTGCGACGACGTCGGCCGCGACTACGACCAGATCGAGAAGACCGCGATGTTCGCGGTCGACCCGTCCAGCACCACGGAGGACGTGGTCCGCAACGCCAACGCGGCCCGCGACGCCGGCTTCCCGGTCGCGTACGTCTACGCGCACGACATCACCACGCCGTCGAAGATCACCGACATGCTCGGCGAGGCGCTGACCAAGCTCTGA